The following proteins come from a genomic window of Papilio machaon chromosome 7, ilPapMach1.1, whole genome shotgun sequence:
- the LOC123721120 gene encoding uncharacterized protein LOC123721120 has protein sequence MTYIRAERIKLSTKSTHAHKIKRLLENNSKSSVCTQNQHSFGRSDGSVVNLSSHALSAEAQKVLSRGLNFAITPSRVPVESIVSSVESCLMRNKVPGPDAECLRQDISALIRRHKSPKQNITRQEFQALMSLRNNPNILVLPADKGNATVIIDTAEYEQKVDELVSDTSTYKKVNYNPTARVTSKLNKILSSLSDGERKRLRPLNPTPPKIYGLPKIHKPNWPLRPIVSQIDSPTYKCSRHMADFLQTLTGKTTSFIRDSTHFIRLLRDIRIQDDEAMVSFDVASLFTNVPVAETIDIIKQHLIVNNLPTEYISLIEFCLKSGYFLWRGDFYLQVDGVAMGSPIAPVVANIFMENFEKEALNSAPVKPRYWLRYVDDVFAIVSRRHIGQLLDHLNEMHPRIRFTTEEEKDGTLPFLDVLVKRESSGCLVHTVYRKPTHTDRYLKADSHHHPSYLSSVPRTLINRALRLCDPQFVESELTHVRRVLEDNGYKWRQSLRLANTTGKTRPQVVERVPAYLPYMRGVTDKIGHLLRRKYSIKTIFRPLTQIRRVLRSPKDRTPLDGPGVYEIPCDCGKSYIGETGRNINTRLTEHIRCMRKLDSNTSAVAEHALTSNSHYIRFDRVKVLARDKNFVSRKLLEAIEIRRRPNFNRDKGWSLSPAWEPVLLRPKQKNNEDGVEYVSDIVKVIIMSKHSPPCRLFVDNWLCIYAV, from the exons ATGACTTACATTAGAGCTGAGAGAATAAAGTTATCAACAAAAAGTACTCAcgctcataaaataaaacgccTCTTGGAAAATAATAGCAAAAGTTCAGTTTGTACCCAAAACCAACATAGTTTTGGCAGATCGGATGGGAGTGTAGTAAATCTATCTTCACACGCCTTATCAGCTGAGGCGCAGAAAGTGCTATCACGAGGCTTAAACTTTGCAATAACACCTAGCAGAGTTCCAGTGGAGTCTATAGTATCTAGTGTCGAAAGCTGTCTCATGCGCAATAAGGTGCCTGGACCGGACGCTGAATGCCTTAGACAAGATATATCTGCTTTAATACGCAGACACAAGAGTCCGAAACAGAACATCACTAGGCAAGAGTTCCAGGCGCTTATGTCTCTTCGCAATAATCCGAATATTCTCGTTTTACCGGCGGACAAGGGCAACGCGACTGTCATAATAGATACAGCTGAATatgaacaaaaagtcgatgaACTAGTTAGTGATACCAGTACATATAAAAAGGTAAACTACAATCCGACAGCTCGAGTTACGTCCAAACTGAACAAGATCTTGTCCTCGCTGTCAGATGGAGAGAGAAAACGACTACGTCCCTTGAACCCGACACCTCCAAAAATATACGGTTTACCCAAAATCCACAAACCAAATTGGCCGCTACGTCCCATTGTTAGTCAAATCGACTCGCCAACGTATAAGTGCTCACGTCACATGGCGGATTTTTTGCAAACTTTGACTGGGAAAACGACGAGCTTCATAAGGGATTCCACACACTTCATTCGCTTATTGCGAGATATAAGAATTCAAGATGACGAGGCAATGGTCAGTTTTGACGTGGCATCTTTATTCACTAACGTACCGGTAGCGGAAactattgatataataaagcAACACCTTATTGTTAACAACTTACCTACTGAGTACATAAGTCTGATAGAATTTTGCCTCAAGAGTGGCTATTTCCTCTGGCGAGgggatttttatttacaagtgGATGGAGTGGCGATGGGCTCGCCAATAGCCCCGGTGGTGGCCAACATATTTATGGAAAATTTCGAGAAGGAAGCGTTGAACAGTGCGCCAGTCAAACCTAGATACTGGCTGAGATACGTAGACGATGTGTTTGCTATAGTTTCCAGACGACACATAGGGCAGCTACTGGATCACTTGAACGAAATGCATCCTAGGATACGCTTTACGACGGAGGAGGAAAAAGATGGAACCCTCCCTTTCCTGGATGTATTAGTGAAGCGTGAATCGAGTGGGTGTCTAGTGCACACGGTGTACAGGAAACCGACGCACACCGATCGGTACCTAAAGGCGGATTCCCATCATCATCCGTCTTACCTATCGTCCGTGCCACGCACTCTCATCAATCGTGCACTTCGCTTATGCGATCCTCAGTTCGTAGAGTCGGAACTGACGCACGTGAGACGAGTTCTTGAGGACAATGGCTACAAATGGAGACAAAGCCTTAGGCTAGCAAACACGACCGGTAAGACACGGCCTCAGGTTGTGGAGCGAGTCCCGGCATATCTACCTTATATGCGGGGGGTGACGGATAAGATTGGACACTTGTTACGCCGCAAGTATAGTATCAAGACAATTTTCCGGCCCCTTACGCAGATAAGGAGAGTTTTACGTTCGCCGAAAGATCGTACCCCCTTAGATGGCCCAGGCGTCTACGAAATTCCATGCGATTGCGGCAAAAGTTACATTGGGGAAACGGGGCGCAACATTAATACCAGGCTCACAGAGCACATTCGTTGCATGCGCAAACTGGACAGCAACACGTCAGCGGTTGCGGAACACGCCCTTACCTCCAACTCTCATTACATTAGGTTCGACCGAGTGAAAGTCTTGGCTCGTGACAAAAACTTCGTGTCACGTAAGTTACTCGAAGCCATTGAAATCCGACGTCGACCTAATTTTAATAGAGATAAGGGTTGGTCTCTGTCTCCGGCGTGGGAACCCGTGTTGCTGAGACCGAAGCAGAAGAACAACGAAGATGGTGTTGAATACGTGTCGGACATCGTCA AGGTGATCATCATGTCGAAGCACTCGCCTCCTTGTCGGCTTTTTGTTGACAACTGGCTGTGTATTTATGCTGTCTAA
- the LOC106712696 gene encoding serine/threonine-protein kinase Chk1, producing the protein MATCGEFVEGWLVAQVLGEGSYGEVRLLVHARSGACVALKAVRSGAGGAAGAGGAAGAGGAAGAGGAAGAREAALHRVLRHPHVLRCMGERLYADKHYLFLEYAQGGELFDRIEPDAGMAPAAARRYWRQLLAGLRYLHSRGVAHRDIKPENLLLDAHDNLKISDFGMATVFRQGARERLLSSVCGTVPYAAPEVLAAARRPYRAPPADVWSAAVVLHAMLLGELPWERACESEPRYAAWCRSEGAGGARLGAEARALLRLALSPQPAARPSLSRLLLHHWTSDAPDASRHHTEMPRASARRGATRRDTTRHDTTRRDVSESGDSVLWRFSSMTCASAHKARLPKHRVVRRHAAAGKLSEAGAGGGRREWCSQPVGAGGAVGAGGAWDVAPAEADVRALLSLSQPAHPDELLVSPAGAAGDLTQHTPRQVTRHCRLFIYFSALNGVLQRLVRRMTRVWVSCDEERALEELRAALAARGHRWRELHSRLLAVECGGDLRMRVWAVRAAPAGGAGGAGGAGEARVMLEFRRSRGCGLQFKRCFLELRAALHALAAPPPAHALHLPLDAPLEPLQPHQPHQPHQPHQPHQPHQPHQPHQPHQPHQPHQSHQPHHDAMDET; encoded by the exons ATGGCGACCTGCGGAGAATTCGTCGAGGGATGGTTGGTGGCGCAAGTTCTCGGGGAAGGCTCTTACGGAGA GGTGCGGCTGCTGGTGCACGCGCGCTCCGGCGCCTGCGTGGCGCTGAAGGCGGTGCGGAgcggcgcggggggcgcggcgggcgcggggggcgcggcgggcgcggggggcgcggcgggcgcggggggcgcggcgggcgcgcgcGAGGCGGCGCTGCACCGCGTGCTGCGTCACCCGCACGTGCTGCGCTGCATGGGCGAGCGTCTCTACGCGGACAAACACTACCTGTTCCTCGAGTACGCGCAGGGCGGCGAGCTCTTCGACCGCATCG AGCCGGACGCGGGCATGGcgccggcggcggcgcggcgctaCTGGCGACAGCTGCTGGCCGGTCTCCGCTACCTGCACTCGCGCGGCGTCGCGCACCGCGACATCAAGCCGGAGAACCTGCTGCTCGACGCACACGACAACCTCAAGATCTCCGACTTCGGCATGGCCACCGTGTTCAG ACAGGGCGCCCGGGAGCGGCTGCTGAGCAGCGTGTGCGGCACGGTGCCGTACGCGGCGCCCGAGGTGCTGGCGGCGGCGCGCCGGCCTTACCGCGCCCCGCCCGCCGACGTCTGGTCCGCGGCCGTCGTGCTGCACGCCATGCTGCTCGGAG AACTACCCTGGGAACGTGCCTGCGAGTCGGAGCCGCGCTACGCCGCGTGGTGCCGGAGTgagggcgcggggggcgcg AGGCTGGGCGCCGAGGCGCGCGCGCTGCTCCGCCTGGCGCTGAGCCCGCAGCCGGCCGCGCGGCCCTCACTGTCGCGCCTGCTGCTGCACCACTGGACCAGCGACGCGCCGGACGCGTCTCGCCACCACACCG AGATGCCTCGTGCCTCAGCACGGCGCGGCGCGACAAGACGcgacacgacacgacacgacacgacacggCGCGACGTCAGCGAGAGCGGCGACTCGGTACTTTGGCGATTTAGCTCCATGACGTGTGCCAGTGCTCATAAAGCTAGATTACCAAAGCACCGCGTCGTGCGCAGACACGCGGCCGCAGGGAAGCTGAGCG aggcgggcgcggggggcgggCGGCGCGAGTGGTGCTCGCAGCCGgtgggcgcggggggcgcggtgggtgcggggggcgcgTGGGACGTGGCGCCCGCCGAGGCGGACGTGCGCGCGCTGCTCAGCCTCTCGCAGCCGGCGCACCCCGACGAGCTGCTGGTGTCGCCGGCCGGCGCCGCGGGCGACCTCACTCAGCACACCCCGCGCCAGGTGACGCGACACTGCCGcctctttatttatttctctgCTTTGAAT GGCGTGCTGCAACGTCTCGTGCGGCGCATGACGCGCGTGTGGGTGAGCTGCGACGAGGAGCGCGCGCTGGAGGAGCTGCGCGCTGCGCTGGCGGCGCGCGGCCACCGCTGGCGGGAGCTGCACTCGCGCCTGCTGGCCGTCGAGTGCGGCGGCGATCTGCGCATGCGCGTGTGGGCGGTGCGCGCGGCGccggcggggggcgcggggggtgcggggggcgcgggcgAGGCGCGCGTCATGCTGGAGTTCCGGCGGTCGCGCGGCTGCGGGCTGCAGTTCAAGCGCTGCTTCCTCGAGCTGCGCGCCGCGCTGCACGCGCtggccgcgccgccgcccgcgcaCGCGCTCCACCTGCCTCTGGACGCGCCGCTCGAGCCGCTCCAGCCTCACCAGCCTCACCAGCCTCACCAGCCTCACCAGCCTCACCAGCCTCACCAGCCTCACCAGCCTCACCAGCCTCACCAGCCTCACCAGCCTCACCAGTCTCACCAGCCTCACCACGATGCCATGGATGAGACGTGA